Genomic segment of Pochonia chlamydosporia 170 chromosome 1, whole genome shotgun sequence:
TATCCTCCAGCCGAATGTTGCTCGTCTCCGGATAGAAAAAGTACACGGTAGGCACGAACAGCAAATTCGTAACCATGAATATCAAATAAGCCTTCCAGTGCAGCCTATTGATAATAACAGGCGTGATCATGACAATGGTAAAGTTCCAAAGCCAGTTGGAACTAACGCCAATAGCCGCGCCTCGGGTCCTCGCCTTGAGCGGCAGTATCTCAGACACATACACCCACGGCACGCAGTTGACGCTGCCCCCAAAGACGAGCATGTACACGAAGAAAAAGGCCACCGAGGCTGAGCCAAACGCCTTTTGGCGACTCGTCGTACCGTCGCCTGCCTGGGATAGCAGGGCCGAAATCATCAGCATGCTCAGCCCGAGGCCGAAACTCCCCCACATCATGGTCTTTCGGCGACCCATTCGATCGAGGGCCACGGTTGGGAGGATGGACCCGATGACGAACATGAGGTTGATGCAGCCACCGAGGATTTGGGCGAGTTGGGGCTCCATGCCGACGTTTTGCACAAGCACAGAGGGGATGTAGTAGACCACGAGGTTGATGCCGCCGACTTGGTTCATGAACTGCATGCCCCATGCCAGGAGGACTCTGTGCCTCGTGCGAACGTCGTCCTTTTTAAACATGGTCCAGAATGAGGCGCTCTGGTCTGCGCGTTTCTCGAGTTCCATGGCCCGAAGGATAGCTGCCCGCTTTCCACAATGTACGTGTCCGTAGGGTCCTTGTCGTACACGGCGCACAATACCTCCATTGCTTCCTCCTCGCGGCCGTGGTTGAACAGCCATCTTGGGGATTCGGGCAACGcaaagacgaggatgatgacaCCTATTGCAAACACCATTTGGAACGCGATGGGTAGTCGCCATCCAATCGGGCCCCCGACGTAGCTCATGCCAAAGTCGAACCAGTATgcgacgacgatgccgacACCAACAAAGAGCACTTCCGCGGACACAAGTCGGCCGCGGGACGATCGATCGCAGAGTTCAGCTTGGTATGGCGGCACGGTGGACGTCTTGAGACCGGTCCCGAAGCCGGTGACTACGCGGCCGATGACGAGATGGGGCACCGTGTAGGCGCTGGTTTGGAGTGTTGCtccgatgatgacgaggaacaTGGCGAGCCATATTGTTCTTCGGCGGCCGAGAGCCTCGCCAACAAAGAAGTTGACTATCTGGTGGTGAGCATTGATGACCCTGGGATGAAGGTGTGATGTTGGTCAGGTTGGAGGGTGGTTCTTACTTATACAGCCGGTCAAACAGCCAAGATTGTAGCATGATACGATGATACCCGTCTGGGTATCAGTCGGATGATCGAATTGGTTGAGCCAATCTTGGTTCTGGAGGATGCCGCTAAAGACGCCTTGGTCGTAGCCAAAGAGTACAAACGCTACAAGACAGCATGTCGTGATGCCGAACTGCAGCGATTTGCCTCTACCGAGCCAGGTTCTCATTGTGTAGTTGTCAAATGAGACATGTATTCAACGTATGTTAATGGCTAACTCATAGACACCAGGTCTCGAAAGGTAGTGGCCACGAGATTATTGACCGTTGAAGGGAAGACGTTCGTGATGTGTTCTCTCACGTTGTTTCAAATATAAACGGGTTCGCATGCCTTTTAAGAACCTGTCCTGGATCATCGCTCTGCCAGCGAgcggccatgatgccggAAACATCGCAACAAACTTCCATTCTGTGGGGTAAATGCCAAGCTTGTGAGATGCTATTCTTCCCCCATGGGGTCTGGAAGTTACTCAAGTGGGCACTTTAATCTCAGTGGGGAACACAATGTTGTAGAATGCCGTCTTGCGCTCCAATTAGTGCTGTTTGCAGGCACTTGAAGAATAATGGATGACATCCCTCCGGTGTAGCCAAGGGGTGAAACGGTGAtacttggtgatggcgctTAATCTTGCCTGTTTGGTGGATTCAGCAAACATGACTTGGCGACGGCACCAACGCCGGCATATCAATGTACCGGATTCACCAGCCCATTCGGCGTAATGAGTTCCACGCTTCAATCAATCAAGCTACCGACTTGGAGAGTAATTCTTGGCGCTTTCCTAGGGCGAGACCGTATTAGCCTGTCCAAATTGGAAGTTCTTCCCCCTCAACGGTTCAAACAAGCACAATGACTGCCGATGCCGCAGTGTCCATGTCTACGGTCACAATCTGACAGATAAGCAGCCATAAATGAAGACATTAAATATGACAGCAAACTTGTAACTTGAAATGTTCTCGGTGTCGATGCAAAATAAAGTCGCAATGGCCACTACCACCACAAGTTCCACAGCCATATCTGGCACGATAATGTCCGATCTAACCAATGCCAAGGACCTCCAACCAAATCCGGCTCTTGTTGCAACGGCAGACCATCAAATTAAGCTCGAAACGGCGCCAATCAACGACCCAGGGC
This window contains:
- a CDS encoding hexose carrier protein (similar to Neosartorya fischeri NRRL 181 XP_001265964.1) — its product is MRTWLGRGKSLQFGITTCCLVAFVLFGYDQGVFSGILQNQDWLNQFDHPTDTQTGIIVSCYNLGCLTGCIINFFVGEALGRRRTIWLAMFLVIIGATLQTSAYTVPHLVIGRVVTGFGTGLKTSTVPPYQAELCDRSSRGRLVSAEVLFVGVGIVVAYWFDFGMSYVGGPIGWRLPIAFQMVFAIGVIILVFALPESPRWLFNHGREEEAMERAAILRAMELEKRADQSASFWTMFKKDDVRTRHRVLLAWGMQFMNQVGGINLVVYYIPSVLVQNVGMEPQLAQILGGCINLMFVIGSILPTVALDRMGRRKTMMWGSFGLGLSMLMISALLSQAGDGTTSRQKAFGSASVAFFFVYMLVFGGSVNCVPWVYVSEILPLKARTRGAAIGVSSNWLWNFTIVMITPVIINRLHWKAYLIFMVTNLLFVPTVYFFYPETSNIRLEDIDYIFSRGGNPVTVARRMAEQVKEKGHTGFDVESSTDSPGMKEETGSVEHVG